Proteins found in one Arachis stenosperma cultivar V10309 chromosome 8, arast.V10309.gnm1.PFL2, whole genome shotgun sequence genomic segment:
- the LOC130946578 gene encoding ADP,ATP carrier protein 1, mitochondrial-like, whose amino-acid sequence MVNQVPNPTLEKFARHLHLHSALSSDIQSNDGSFRHPALNQRRSFSNYSNPALHMPTCKSTTDFFTVTTATTSPVFVAAPAEKGNFFIDFMMGGVSAAVSKTAAAPIERVKLLIQNQDEMIKQGRLAQPYKGIGDCFSRTIADEGVVSLWRGNTANVIRYFPTQALNFAFKDYFKRLFNFKKDRDGYWKWFAGNLASGGAAGASSLFFVYSLDYARTRLANDAKAAKKGGGDRQFNGLVDVYKKTLASDGIAGLYRGFNISCVGIIVYRGLYFGMYDSLKPVLLTGSLQDSFFASFALGWLITNGAGLASYPIDTVRRRMMMTSGTAVKYKSSMDAFTQILQNEGAKSLFKGAGANILRAIAGAGVLAGYDKLQVIMFGKKYGSGGA is encoded by the exons ATGGTCAACCAAGTTCCAAACCCGACTCTTGAAAAGTTTGCAAGGCATCTCCATCTCCATTCTGCTCTTTCCTCCGACATCCAAAGCAACGATGGATCCTTCCGCCACCCTGCTTTAAACCAAAGGCGATCATTCTCGAACTACTCGAATCCTGCCTTGCACATGCCAACATGCAAATCAACAACTGACTTCTTTACCGTTACAACTGCCACAACGTCTCCTGTCTTCGTGGCAGCTCCTGCAGAGAAGGGAAACTTCTTTATTGACTTCATGATGGGCGGAGTGTCGGCTGCCGTGTCAAAAACGGCGGCGGCTCCAATTGAACGAGTGAAGCTTTTGATCCAAAATCAAGATGAGATGATTAAACAAGGAAGACTTGCTCAGCCATACAAGGGTATTGGTGACTGCTTTAGTCGAACAATTGCTGATGAGGGTGTGGTGTCTCTTTGGAGAGGTAACACTGCAAATGTGATTCGCTATTTCCCCACTCAGGCTCTGAACTTTGCATTCAAGGACTACTTCAAGAGGCTTTTCAATTTCAAGAAGGATAGAGACGGTTACTGGAAATGGTTTGCTGGAAACTTGGCCTCAGGAGGTGCAGCTGGAGCCTCATCGCTCTTCTTTGTATACTCTCTTGACTACGCCCGTACTCGTCTTGCTAATGACGCTAAGGCTGCTAAGAAGGGTGGCGGCGACAGGCAGTTTAACGGTCTGGTCGACGTCTACAAGAAGACGTTGGCTTCCGACGGCATCGCCGGTCTTTACCGTGGTTTCAACATTTCCTGCGTCGGTATCATCGTCTATCGCGGTCTCTACTTTGGAATGTATGATTCTCTCAAGCCAGTTCTCTTGACTGGATCTTTGCAG GATAGCTTTTTTGCGAGCTTTGCTCTGGGGTGGCTGATCACCAATGGTGCTGGGCTTGCATCATACCCAATTGACACAGTGAGGAGAAGAATGATGATGACCTCTGGTACAGCTGTGAAGTACAAGAGCTCCATGGATGCATTTACACAAATCCTCCAGAATGAGGGTGCCAAGTCCTTGTTCAAGGGTGCTGGTGCTAACATCCTTCGCGCCATCGCCGGCGCCGGTGTGCTTGCTGGATATGACAAGTTGCAGGTTATTATGTTTGGCAAGAAGTATGGATCCGGTGGTGCTTAG